A portion of the Anabas testudineus chromosome 22, fAnaTes1.2, whole genome shotgun sequence genome contains these proteins:
- the brf2 gene encoding transcription factor IIIB 50 kDa subunit — protein MSHAGLRCPGCGSSNIVDDELYFQAQLVCVDCGSVVSEGSLTNEPVGGSDVCYSRSTAVYKKPCQNQIKGVRRVKAMCRILRVQSEVEGLSQTYYNQAYRHESFLNVSLLKKEILAGCCVLVSCRQLNWPIAMGTICCLLDADPAVVGGVYQEMVKILNIEVPIVSITDVLEAHCQEYKISSLDVTEDFAENSRDLTKRAVSLVELAADSWIVTGRRPVPIMMAAIFLAWQSLKPIKQRLTFSLGKFCQIAKVKKHKPAAKRITEIKEVLCKLGKEIPWVRERVTPDNVVRLVEDILQHRSALLRQALRTHENALLEESQATCGDSLTEETERAEQPGHQVHNLCIVSEPHSDTQESRDPAPNWGKRVLFAPPCVIHAKKRRVEQPEFKDVTGDEEISDSEIDSYIRTPREARDFALTQKMLLMSQSEKS, from the exons ATGTCTCATGCGGGGCTCCGCTGTCCGGGCTGCGGCTCCTCCAACATCGTAGACGATGAGCTGTACTTTCAGGCTcagctggtgtgtgtggactgtggcTCCGTGGTGTCTGAAGGATCCCTGACCAACGAGCCAGTCGGAGGTTCAG ATGTCTGCTACAGCAGAAGCACAGCTGTGTACAAAAAGCCGTGCCAAAACCAGATTAAAG GTGTCCGGCGTGTGAAAGCCATGTGTCGGATTCTCCGGGTCCAAAGTGAAGTCGAGGGGCTCTCGCAGACCTACTACAACCAAGCCTATCGGCATGAAAGCTTTCTCAATGTGAGCCTCCTGAAGAAGGAAATTCTTGCTGGTTGCTGTGTGCTTGTAAGCTGCAGACAGCTCAACTGGCCCATTGCCATGGGAACCATCTGCTGCCTGCTGGATGCTGACCCAGCGGTGGTGGGAGGGGTTTATCAAGAAATGGTCAAGATCCTCAACATTGAGGTTCCGATCGTCAGCATCACTGATGTATTAGAGGCCCACTGTCAGGA GTACAAAATTAGCTCTCTTGATGTCACTGAAGATTTCGCTGAGAACTCGCGGGACTTAACCAAACGTGCTGTATCTCTGGTGGAGCTGGCAGCAGATTCCTGGATTGTGACTGGCCGTAGGCCTGTCCCCATCATGATGGCGGCTATCTTTTTAGCTTGGCAGTCCTTGAAACCCATCAAGCAGCGGCTCACGTTCTCTTTGGGCAAATTCTGTCAGATTGCCAAAGTGAAAAAGCACAAACCTGCTGCGAAGAGAATAACTGAGATAAAGGAGGTGTTGTGTAAACTGGGTAAGGAGATTCCCTGGGTCAGAGAAAGGGTGACACCGGATAACGTTGTTCGGCTAGTGGAAGATATTCTGCAGCACAGGTCTGCACTGCTAAGGCAGGCTCTGAGAACCCATGAGAACGCTCTGCTGGAGGAGTCTCAGGCCACCTGTGGGGACTCTCTAACAGAGGAAACTGAAAGGGCTGAGCAACCAGGACATCAAGTTCATAATCTATGCATAGTGTCTGAGCCACACAGTGACACGCAGGAGAGCCGAGATCCAGCACCCAACTGGGGGAAAAGGGTGCTATTTGCTCCCCCATGTGTGATTcatgcaaagaaaagaagagtgGAGCAGCCAGAGTTCAAAGATGTAACTGGTGATGAGGAAATCTCTGACAGTGAAATTGACTCATACATCCGCACTCCTCGGGAAGCTAGAGACTTTGCTCTGACGCAGAAGATGTTGTTGATGTCTCAGAGTGAGAAATCATAA
- the LOC113148521 gene encoding prolactin-releasing peptide receptor-like encodes MEGNHSAFAGSTQPSVSGEQADGHIYEVAVQINSTNRSSQFADVALLQTFKPLIIPCYVLVVVVGVFGNYLLLYVICRTRKMHNVTNLFIGNLAFSDMLMCVTCVPFTLAYAFNPHGWIFGRSMCYLVFLIQPVTVYVSVFTLTAIAVDRYYATVHALKKRTSVATCASVLTGIWLLSCGLVAPAVTHTYHVEFKEEGFTICEEFWLGQETERRAYAYSTLVVTYVLPLSAVFGSYLCITVKLRNCVAPGHRTQDQAGAQQARKRKVFRLVALLVSAFAVCWLPIHVFNVLRDIDIHLINKRYFLLIQLLCHLCAMSSSCSNPFLYAWLHDRFRTELRKMFKWHHRIGVPANHCADSVVL; translated from the exons ATGGAGGGTAATCACAGTGCCTTTGCTGGGAGCACGCAGCCGTCTGTGTCAGGAGAACAGGCAGATGGACATATTTATGAGGTTGCAGTACAGATCAACTCCACCAACCGAAGCTCCCAGTTTGCAGATGTGGCCCTGCTGCAGACGTTCAAGCCTCTCATCATCCCTTGTTACGTGCTTGTGGTGGTAGTGGGCGTCTTTGGGAATTACCTGCTCCTCTACGTCATCTGCAGAACCCGGAAGATGCACAATGTCACCAACCTCTTCATCGGAAACCTGGCCTTCTCCGACATGCTCATGTGTGTGACTTGTGTCCCCTTTACTCTCGCCTACGCTTTCAACCCACATGGTTGGATCTTTGGCCGTTCAATGTGCTACCTAGTGTTCCTCATCCAACCTGTCACAGTGTACGTTTCAGTCTTCACGCTCACTGCTATCGCTGTGGACAG ATATTATGCAACAGTTCACGCCCTTAAGAAGCGGACCTCTGTGGCTACCTGTGCCTCTGTCCTCACTGGGATCTGGCTCCTGTCCTGCGGGCTGGTGGCTCCGGCAGTGACTCACACCTACCACGTTGAGTTTAAAGAGGAAGGCTTCACCATCTGTGAGGAGTTCTGGTTAggacaagagacagaaagacgTGCTTATGCGTACAGCACTCTAGTGGTCACATATGTCCTGCCTCTGTCAGCCGTCTTTGGCTCTTATCTTTGCATCACTGTCAAACTGAGGAACTGTGTTGCTCCAGGACACAGGACTCAGGACCAGGCAGGTGCTCAACAGGCTCGAAAAAGAAAGGTCTTTCGCTTGGTTGCACTTCTGGTGTCTGCCTTTGCAGTGTGCTGGCTGCCTATTCATGTATTCAATGTTCTGCGAGACATAGACATTCACCTCATTAACAAGCGCTACTTTTTACTTATTCAGCTGCTGTGCCACCTGTGTGCCATGAGCTCATCTTGCTCTAACCCTTTCCTCTACGCGTGGCTACATGACCGCTTCCGCACTGAGTTACGGAAGATGTTCAAGTGGCATCATCGCATTGGGGTGCCTGCCAATCACTGCGCTGACAGTGTGGTCTTGTAA
- the anxa4 gene encoding annexin A4: MAAIGNRGTVTEAAGFNAEADTQKLREAMKGAGTNEATIIEVLAHRTNAQRQRIKEAYKQTVGKDLADDLSSELSGNFRCVVLGLLMLPPVYDAYELRSAMKGAGTEEACLIDILASRSNAEIKVIRDVYKKEYEKDLEDAVSGDTSGMFRRVLVSLLTAGRDESDKVDEALAVQDAKEIYEAGEARWGTDEVKFLTVLCVRNRNHLLRVFEEYKKISGRDIEDSIKREMSGCLEDVFLAIVKCIRSKPAFFAERLYKSMKGLGTTDSVLIRIMVARAEIDMLDIKAQFLKMYGKSLHSFIKGDTSGDYRKILLVLCGGE; this comes from the exons ATGGCTGCG ATTGGAAACCGTGGAACAGTGACTGAGGCGGCAGGCTTCAATGCCGAGGCCGACACCCAGAAGCTCAGAGAGGCCATGAAGGGAGCTG GCACCAACGAGGCAACAATCATCGAGGTCCTAGCACATCGTACTAATGCCCAGAGGCAGCGCATTAAAGAGGCGTACAAACAAACTGTTGGAAAG GACCTGGCTGATGATCTGTCCTCAGAGCTGAGTGGGAACTTCAGGTGTGTTGTTCTAGGTCTGCTGATGCTGCCACCGGTGTATGATGCTTATGAGCTGAGAAGTGCAATGAAG GGTGCTGGAACAGAAGAGGCTTGTCTCATCGATATTCTCGCCTCAAGGTCAAACGCTGAAATTAAAGTCATTCGTGACGTCTACAAGAAAG AATATGAAAAAGACCTGGAAGACGCTGTGTCTGGAGACACATCTGGAATGTTTCGGAGGGTTTTGGTCTCTTTACTAACG GCTGGCAGGGATGAAAGCGACAAGGTGGATGAAGCCCTGGCTGTTCAAGATGCCAAG GAAATCTATGAGGCCGGTGAGGCTCGATGGGGCACCGACGAGGTGAAATTTCTCACAGTCCTTTGTGTGAGGAACCGAAACCATCTGCTGCGAG TGTTCGAGGAGTACAAGAAGATTTCTGGACGAGACATTGAGGACAGCATTAAGAGGGAGATGTCTGGTTGTCTGGAGGATGTCTTCCTGGCCATAG TGAAGTGCATAAGAAGCAAGCCGGCATTTTTCGCTGAGCGATTATACAAGTCAATGAAG GGGCTTGGCACCACAGATAGTGTCCTGATCAGAATAATGGTTGCCAGGGCTGAGATTGACATGTTGGACATTAAGGCTCAGTTCCTGAAGATGTATGGCAAGTCCCTGCACTCCTTCATCAAG GGAGACACATCTGGTGACTACCGCAAAATCCTGCTGGTGCTGTGTGGAGGCGAGTAA